A part of Rhodamnia argentea isolate NSW1041297 chromosome 8, ASM2092103v1, whole genome shotgun sequence genomic DNA contains:
- the LOC115738221 gene encoding protein PSK SIMULATOR 1: MVAESWFRSLWGTPRKNATGSQKVVIGVLAFESASLMSKVVHLWQSLSDKNINRLREEIADSVGIQKLISDDDEFIVRLICSEMIENMRNIAKPVARLGKKCTDPGLKSFEAFFENLMGIGVDPCAWKLTRKKMERKIKKMERFVTVNANLYQEMEVLADLEQTLKRMKSNDGDPASLLEYQKKVVWKRHEVKTLQEISLWNKNYDYVVRLLARSLFTVFGRIKHVFGIQQLADVGDIKDPKALSSNHVSHSQPLSALLQSSVHPSENNHVRFFSGALGRSTDKSVPARKASKAKNFHSGPLGSSNMKASTASEIDNPKTVSFYSGPLAGSSAKASPASGMDNANSVSFLSGPLGKSTKSGPLVSANKFRQVLWRGLGYSSVFLGRKSNSKQIHLASIGPLKGCMINGNNSPVADCHVDKDGVPPRTHDGSKGGKLEDVNRYKADGNLSSFSSKCRLLNAPPESLGAAGLALHYANVIIVIQKLAEAPHLIGLDARDDLYNMLPTSVRTTLKSRLKPCAKSLASSVYDTVLAGEWSEAISRILDWLAPLAHNMIRWQSERSFEQQNLVSRTNMLLVQTLYFANQEKTEAIITELLVGLNYIWRFGRELNAKALVECASSRIFDEYLDLKE, from the coding sequence ATGGTTGCAGAATCTTGGTTTCGTAGTCTTTGGGGAACACCACGGAAGAATGCAACCGGTTCTCAGAAGGTGGTGATTGGTGTATTAGCGTTTGAGTCTGCAAGCTTGATGTCGAAGGTGGTACATCTCTGGCAGTCTCTGAGTGACAAGAACATTAATCGGCTGAGAGAGGAGATCGCAGATTCAGTTGGTATACAGAAGCTCATTTCGGACGATGATGAGTTCATTGTGCGGTTGATATGTTCCGAGATGATTGAGAATATGAGAAACATTGCAAAACCTGTGGCCAGGCTGGGGAAGAAATGCACGGACCCTGGTTTGAAGAGTTTTGAGGCCTTCTTTGAGAATTTGATGGGGATAGGTGTTGACCCATGTGCTTGGAAACTCACGcggaagaagatggagaggaaAATCAAGAAGATGGAAAGATTTGTTACGGTTAATGCGAACTTGTATCAAGAGATGGAAGTTCTTGCTGACCTTGAGCAGACTCTGAAAAGAATGAAGAGTAATGATGGCGATCCAGCTAGTTTACTGGAATACCAGAAAAAGGTCGTGTGGAAGCGGCATGAGGTTAAGACATTGCAGGAGATATCtctttggaacaaaaattatgactaTGTAGTTCGGCTATTGGCAAGGTCATTATTTACAGTGTTCGGGCGGATAAAACACGTCTTCGGGATTCAACAGCTTGCTGATGTCGGTGATATCAAGGACCCAAAGGCGTTGAGTTCAAATCATGTCTCTCACAGCCAGCCACTGTCTGCGCTACTGCAATCTTCTGTTCATCCCTCTGAGAACAACCACGTAAGGTTCTTTTCAGGTGCCCTTGGGAGGTCAACTGACAAATCAGTTCCTGCTCGGAAGGCAAGTAAAGCCAAGAATTTTCATTCAGGTCCTCTTGGCAGTTCCAACATGAAAGCAAGCACTGCTTCTGAAATAGATAATCCAAAGACCGTGAGTTTCTATTCTGGTCCTCTTGCAGGCTCCAGCGCGAAAGCTAGCCCTGCTTCTGGAATGGATAATGCTAACAGTGTCAGCTTCCTTTCTGGTCCTCTTGGTAAGTCGACAAAATCTGGCCCATTAGTTAGTGCAAATAAGTTCCGGCAAGTGCTGTGGCGCGGTCTTGGTTATTCTTCTGTATTCCTAGGAAGGAAGTCAAATTCCAAGCAGATCCATTTGGCTTCAATTGGACCTCTGAAAGGTTGCATGATAAACGGGAACAATTCACCTGTAGCTGATTGTCATGTTGATAAAGATGGTGTTCCACCCAGAACCCATGACGGCAGCAAAGGCGGTAAACTTGAAGATGTCAATAGATACAAGGCTGACGGTAATTTGTCAAGCTTCAGTTCTAAGTGCAGATTGCTGAATGCCCCGCCAGAGAGTCTCGGTGCTGCCGGTTTAGCGCTGCACTATGCAAATGTCATTATTGTAATCCAGAAGCTAGCTGAAGCTCCTCATTTGATTGGTCTTGATGCCAGGGATGATCTGTACAATATGTTACCTACAAGCGTGAGGACCACTTTAAAATCGAGGCTAAAGCCATGTGCCAAAAGCTTGGCTTCATCGGTTTACGACACAGTTCTTGCAGGCGAGTGGAGCGAGGCGATATCACGGATACTGGATTGGTTGGCCCCTCTCGCGCATAACATGATAAGGTGGCAGTCCGAGCGGAGCTTTGAGCAACAGAACCTGGTCTCGAGGACGAACATGCTCCTCGTACAGACCCTTTATTTCGCAAATCAGGAGAAGACGGAGGCCATCATCACAGAGCTACTTGTGGGTCTGAACTACATATGGAGATTCGGTAGAGAACTCAATGCAAAAGCCTTGGTGGAGTGCGCAAGCAGTCGAATATTCGACGAGTACTTGGATTTGAAAGAGTAA